A region of Micromonospora chokoriensis DNA encodes the following proteins:
- a CDS encoding VOC family protein yields MHRSRVYALLIDAPAAEATRAAEFWSAALGVSTRTHPAEPQYVGLHEALPGLVSAVQAVDDEPRLHLDIETDDVPAETARLIGLGATEVSRWLECRTLRAPGGHLLCVVPVESPPELFAAEARTWS; encoded by the coding sequence ATGCATCGAAGTCGCGTCTACGCCCTGCTGATCGACGCCCCCGCGGCGGAGGCCACCCGGGCTGCGGAGTTCTGGTCCGCCGCGCTCGGCGTCAGCACCCGGACCCATCCGGCGGAGCCGCAGTACGTCGGCCTGCACGAGGCGCTGCCGGGGCTGGTCTCCGCCGTCCAGGCAGTCGACGACGAGCCCCGTCTCCACCTCGACATCGAGACCGACGACGTGCCGGCCGAGACCGCGCGGCTGATCGGCCTGGGCGCCACGGAGGTGTCCCGGTGGCTCGAGTGCCGGACCCTGCGGGCGCCCGGCGGTCACCTGCTCTGCGTGGTGCCGGTGGAGAGCCCGCCGGAGCTCTTCGCCGCCGAGGCCCGCACCTGGTCCTGA